The genomic window TCCGCAGAACACGCAGAGAACGCAGAAAAGAAAAACATCCACATATTACACGGATTGACGCAGATTAAGAGGACCTGGCGGCAACTCTAAGGCTGACACTCGCACCCACCCCCAGGATGCCGCTCCGAACCCCGAACCCCGAACTCTCTCCTCTTCCCGCCGTGTTCGCCGTGGCCCGCCGTGTTCGCCGTGTGAACTCAGTCGTCGTGCCCGCCAAAGCCGCTGTGCCCGCCGTGTGACCCGTTACCCGCCACTTCTTCATTTGTGGCATTCTCCTCCTCAGTCCTCGGCTCGCTCGCCGGCCGGGCTCATCTTCACGATTTTCGGGTCAAACCGGGCCAGGACTTCGACCAGGTCGGTCTGGGCGGCCATGACTTCATGAATGTCTTTATAGACCATCGGCACTTCGTCCAGCCCGGCCGAGATCACGTAGATGCCCCGTTCCTGCAACAAAGCTTTCGCCTCGGACCATTTCAGGGTCTTGATGGCCTGTTTCCGGCTCATCCGGCGTCCAGCCCCGTGGGAAGCGGAATTCAGGGAAGTCGGCTCGCCTTTTCCTCGGACCACAAAGCCGGGCGTCGCCATCGAACCGGGAATGACGCCGAGGACCCCTTCTCCGGCGGGCGTTGCTCCCTTCCGGTGGACGACGACCTCGCGCCCGGCGTGCTGCTCTTTCCAGGCGAAATTGTGGTGGTTCTCCACGTCGAGTCTGACCTCGACCCCGAGCCGGCGGGCGATGTGTTCATGGATGAGCGCGTGGTTGGCGGAGGCATAACGGCCCATGAGTTGCATGGCCGCCCAGTACTCCTGGCCGTCGTGCGAGTTGAGGTCGAGCCACGCCAGGTGCGCCAACGGCCCCGGCAAATCGGTGCGCCGGGCCTTGGCCAGCTTGCTGTAATGCTGGCAAATGGCGGCCCCGGTCCCGCGGCTGCCGCTGTGGCTCAGCAGGGCGAGGTAAACGCCTTCCGGCAACCCCGCTTCGGCGTTCGTCACCGTCAACGAACCAAATTCAACGAAATGATTGCCGGACCCGCTCGTACCCAGTTGGTCCCAGGCCCGATCCTTGAACCGGGCCGTGACCGGGCTTACCGACCAGTCGGCATCCATGACCTCATGCTGCCGCCGTCGGCTGAAGGATGAACCGACGCCAAACCGCGTCTCGCGTTCGATCGCCTGGACGAACCGCTCACGGTCAGCGTTCAGCTTCGCAACGGGTAGATCCAGCACGGTCAGCTTCATCCGGCAAGCTATGTCCACGCCGACCGCATAAGGGATGACCGCGCCTTTCACGCTGAGGACGCCCCCGATCGGTAAACCGTACCCGACGTGCGCGTCGGGCATGAGCGCGCCCTGAACCGCGACGGGCAACGAGCACGCATTCTCCATCTGCTCCCGCACAGGTTCTTCCAGCCCGGTGCCCCATTGGCGCCAGGGCACTTTCGCCGTTTTCTCCGGATCCATGATGCCTCGTCTTCTTAGCTTTCGGATCTCAGTGCGCTCCCGTGGCCGGCTTGCCGCCCTGGCTGGACCCTCCGTGCTTCCCTGAAGCCGATAAGTCCCCGTACAGGTCGGCAGCGGACAGGGCGTGGTGAGACCCTTTTAATCTCTGTAATCTGTGTAATCTGTGGACTTCTTCATGAACACATTGCCCCGTATTTCCCGCTGGATTACCTGCCTCGTGCTTCTCGCCTTAGCCGGTTGCGGCCAAACGGCCGGTCCCACCTCGAAAATCAACCGGGCGAATTACGACCAGATTCACACCGGAATGTCGAGGGCGGAAGTGCGGGCGATCCTCGGGCCACCCACTTCGGAGAGCACCGAAGACAAGATCATCTACAAGCGCACCATCTGGCGCTACGTCCAGGGGGATAAGTACATCAACCTTACCTACAAGAACGACGAACTCGACGGCAAAGACACCAACCTGGGAACGGGTAACGGGTAACGCCCAGCGAGTGGCAGCGCTTTCCCAGGCTCAGCCCCGGCACCCGGCACCCGGCACCCGTCACAACTCCTGAGCTCTGGGCAGCATGACCAGGTCGCGAATCGTCACGTTCTGGGGGCGCGTCAGCATAAAAATGATCGCCTCGGCGACGTCTTCCGAACGCAAGCCGGCGCCGGCGTTTGCTTTCTGTTCGATCTCCGCCGGGTCGGTGACGCCGAAGAGTTCGTTCAGCACGATGCCCGGGGCAACCGCGCCGACGCGCACCCCGGTCGTAACCAATTGGCGGCGCAGGCCGTGCACGAACGATTGGATGGCGTGTTTTGAGGCGCTGTAAACCGGCTCCCAGTAGATCGCCAGGTGACCGGAGATGGAACTGGTGACCAGGATATCGCCGCTCCCCTGCCCGATCAGGTGAGGGAGCGCTGAGCGCACCAACCGGAACACGCTGTTCACGTTGGTGGCGATCAGCCGGTCCCAAGCGTCCGGGTCGCCGTCTTTGATGTCGCCGCTGACGTAAATACCCGCGTTGGCAAGGACGATATCGATCCGTCCGAACCGCTGCAACGTTTCCGGCACGAGGCGGTCGACCTGGGCCGGATCGATCAGATCAGCCGGGAGCCATGCCGTTTCCGGCTCAAGCTCAGCCGCCAGTTTTGTGAGGCGCTCCTCGGAGCGGCCCGTGAGCATCTGTTTGACGCCGAGCCGGCCCAGCGCCTGGGCAGTGGCGCGGCCGATACCAGAACTCGCGCCGGTTACGAGCGCAACTTTTCCGTTTAGAGGTGGCATAGGGAGATCGGGGGGGTTATTGGGAATCGAGCGACGGTTTACCCGTACTTTGGCAGGTTCTCTGCCGCTGTGAATGGAATAGGGGGTTAATTGTTTTTAAGAAAGGGCGTTTTGCAAAAACCGAAATGCTCGCCGAAACGAGCATGGCTGTGAACGCGAACAAACCGGCATCGAACGCATCCGGTAAAACCGTTGCGGCGCTTCAGTGGAACCGTTATTCCAGGACCGGCATGATGCAGGCAGGCAATTAGCAGAGCGGCTGACGGGCCACCTCGATCAGTTGACCGGGGCCGTGGTGCTCGCCCTGCCCCGCGGCGGGGTGCCGGTCGGCTACGAAGTGGCAAAGGCGTTCAGGCTGCCTTTGGATATCCTGGTCGTGCGCAAGCTCGGGCTACCGGGACACGAGGAGCTTGCCATGGGAGCGATTGCCAGCGGTGCCGTGCAGGTCCTGAACCCGGAAGTTGTGGATGAACTGCCTCATGCCCCGACCTTGATTTCTCTGGCGCTCGCGCGCGAACGTCCGGAACTGGTCCGGCGCGAGGAACTATATCGAGGGGATCGGGCG from Verrucomicrobiota bacterium includes these protein-coding regions:
- a CDS encoding RtcB family protein translates to MDPEKTAKVPWRQWGTGLEEPVREQMENACSLPVAVQGALMPDAHVGYGLPIGGVLSVKGAVIPYAVGVDIACRMKLTVLDLPVAKLNADRERFVQAIERETRFGVGSSFSRRRQHEVMDADWSVSPVTARFKDRAWDQLGTSGSGNHFVEFGSLTVTNAEAGLPEGVYLALLSHSGSRGTGAAICQHYSKLAKARRTDLPGPLAHLAWLDLNSHDGQEYWAAMQLMGRYASANHALIHEHIARRLGVEVRLDVENHHNFAWKEQHAGREVVVHRKGATPAGEGVLGVIPGSMATPGFVVRGKGEPTSLNSASHGAGRRMSRKQAIKTLKWSEAKALLQERGIYVISAGLDEVPMVYKDIHEVMAAQTDLVEVLARFDPKIVKMSPAGERAED
- the bamE gene encoding outer membrane protein assembly factor BamE: MNTLPRISRWITCLVLLALAGCGQTAGPTSKINRANYDQIHTGMSRAEVRAILGPPTSESTEDKIIYKRTIWRYVQGDKYINLTYKNDELDGKDTNLGTGNG
- a CDS encoding SDR family oxidoreductase, coding for MPPLNGKVALVTGASSGIGRATAQALGRLGVKQMLTGRSEERLTKLAAELEPETAWLPADLIDPAQVDRLVPETLQRFGRIDIVLANAGIYVSGDIKDGDPDAWDRLIATNVNSVFRLVRSALPHLIGQGSGDILVTSSISGHLAIYWEPVYSASKHAIQSFVHGLRRQLVTTGVRVGAVAPGIVLNELFGVTDPAEIEQKANAGAGLRSEDVAEAIIFMLTRPQNVTIRDLVMLPRAQEL
- a CDS encoding phosphoribosyltransferase produces the protein MEPLFQDRHDAGRQLAERLTGHLDQLTGAVVLALPRGGVPVGYEVAKAFRLPLDILVVRKLGLPGHEELAMGAIASGAVQVLNPEVVDELPHAPTLISLALARERPELVRREELYRGDRAPVPVEGRPVIVADDGLATGSTMRAAVLALRQRQARFILVAVPVAPREVCERLRAEADAVVCAFQPAHFRAVGFFYSDFSQTGDEEVRQLLAACAKF